TAATCCAATGAAGAAGAATGGTTGTTTGATGGAAGTGGCCACGAGAATGGCCACTTTTGGAAGCTGACACTGTGTATAACTGAGGCACAGCTTTATCAGCTCCTACATcgttttgtttgcttattttaagaTGACATAGCTTATGATGTGCTGAGATTTCCCTTTCTCATACATGTCTTGGAGAGGCTATTTCTGACCAGATTGATACTAATTATACCACCGCATCGCCCCCACTCAACACTTGAATAAATAGGAAGAGATTTGGCCTGTACATGTTGAAACCTATGTCAGTATTATTTACCCAACTGTTGATAGTGTGTGTTCGAATTCTCCTTATCCGCAGGCCCTCGCGTAGAGTAGGCAGACAGCAACGAGTTTAAGGAATTAACCAATTGGTTCTGGATGGAGCTGAGCTTGGAAGCCGGCTGCTTAATAGCACTTGCCAGCTCAGGGTAGCCGTGCTCCAAACACAGCCACTGCTCCTGCAAAAGCTCCTGGATCTTTTTTACATATTGGCCGATGGGGTCAACAGCAGGGAGATCCTCGTGGTCCGGGGAATCTTCGTCTTCCAGCCCATCCCGAGGTTTATCTTCTCCAAAGCCTGCCTTGTTTTCACCTGCCTTTGAGCCCATTCTTGTTCCTCGATAGCCTTCTGCACCCACTGCGTGAGCAGCGAGACTCTGGGTATCGTAGTTATTCCTGTGATTTTGATTGTCATCACCAAGGTGCTCGTCAATCTTCAGCGGGGTGAAGCACGGTGCATGAAGTCCAGCCTCGACGTTGGCTTCACCACAGTGTCCCTCTCCACTGACACTGGTGTGAGCATCTGCCAGTCCCTGATCTCCCCAAGCACCCAGCTCCATCGCCTGCACGTTCATGTTGTCTGCTCTGTGGATGCTGCATCCTATGGATTTGGTGGAGACCGGGATATTTACATTGATGCCTTTATCATGGGCCTGCTTGGCCCATGTTACCTGCGAGAGGTCGGTGTTCACCGCAGCATCGGAGCACTGCAAAGCCTCACCGCTCCGCCTGGATGGTGGCTTGGCCTCTGCGGTGTTTTCCCGGctcagcttctcctccagctgagCTTTAGACCTGGCCAGTAACTGAatgctcttctccttctccttgaTCTCATgatcctgctgctccagcactgccctgacCTGCTCaagctcttctttcttcttgtacAGCTGCTCCTCCAGAGCAGCAATCTGCTGCTTCAGCGCAGCAACCCCATCGGCATCTCCAGCATCACAAGGCTGAGGACCATGGCTCTCCTTGCTCTCTCCAGCCAAAACACTTCCCTCCTCAGCTTTCTTCAGCACGTTCAGAGTGATTTCACTCACACTTAACTCCCCTTCCCCAGGGTTCGTGTTCTCCTCTGTGAGCTCGGGGGCAGCGGGTGATGCTGGTTCACCCCTGGCCAAGGCAGAGCGACCACTGGCATCAGCAGCATCACCCTCCTCACCTCCACTCTCCATCACCACCTGCAGCTGCGGtgatgctgcaggatgctgccaCGGGGGCTGCACCTGCACCAGCCCCGGGCTGCCTCCACCGGGATGCCCCAAGGAGACATCCCGCTCCAAGCTCATTCCCAGGGGGACATTTAACACGGTGCTGTCAGAGCCGGGCGAGCGTGGCGTGGTGTGAAACGCGCTTTCAGAGCCGCTCTGCTGGGGAGGTGGCCGGAGGGGCGAGGGCACCCTGGGGTCCCCTGGCTGGCTGGACAGCAGTGCAGTGGGCATGCTGGAGGCTCGCAGGAGCTGCGGCCGATGCTcgccctcctgcctccccagctCCGCTTGCCGCCGCGTCTCTGCCAGAAGGGCTTTCCTCCGGTAACTCGGCTCATCGGCCGCAGGCAGGGGCCCCTCGCTGGGCAGGAGGGGATGCAAGGTCTCCTCTGCCCCCAGCGATGCCTTTCGCTGTGGGAAGGAGGTGGCCGTCCAGCTCTTGCTGGGAGCGGATGTGCACCCCCGGGAGCTGTTCTCGGGCAGGCTGAAGTTTCGGGGCAGGGTGCTGAATTTCGGCTGCTTGGCTTTGCGGTGGATGTGAACCCTTTTGATGGTGTTCCCTTTCTCGATGTCATCCACGTACTTCAGGAAGTCCAGGTCCAAGTGAAAGCCGTACGGCGTCTCCACGGAGTAAGGGAGGCTGCGGGGCTGCTCCTTCTCCCCATCGGGTTTGGGTGGCTGTCTGTCTGCTGAAACAGCCCAAAAACAGAGAGATGGTAAATTTCAGtgatagcaaaaaaaaaaaaaaagaagaaaaaagatatgtTTAGAGCAGGGAGAAAACACTATTGCTGTTTTTATCTCAGTTTCAGGCAGGTGGAGGCTCGGGCTGAAGCTCAAACAAAACACTCAAAAGTCTGATCCAGTTTTCTAGAGGTGAATCAGGTAATTGTTGCACTGAAGAAGCGGAAATGTTGCTGAAATCATGGCTCTAATTGGCAATTAAGCGAACAGCAGGATTTGCAGACAGAGCTACGTGTCTGTGTAAGTATAAAAAGCTACCTGATGTATAATAAACCCAGCTCAAAAACAGAAGGTGGAAACAAGCTGTGACAACTGCATTTTTCAAggcttttggtttgggtttcaCTTTCCTAAGTAGTGCCATGCACAGCAAGCAGGAAAATCATTGCATCGTTTCATCTGCAAACACCAAGTCACAAATTATTCCTTGGGAATGATGGATACAGCACCGGGCAGAGGCTGGATCCAGACAGCGCCAGCCAGGGCTGCTTTACAGAGCCGCATCCATGCGAAACACGTGCTTCCCAAGGTGACCGGCTGCACGGCACCCAGCACAGCTTTTAATTGAGGAAAATCACCACGAAATGCGTGACAGTTTGCCCATGCAACCACTGCAGGCAAGCACACGGCCCTAGCAGCACAGGTCCTGGCTTAATACAACTTCATATTGTCAGAGCCAGCCTGCAAAAATTCACGGCCCCAAATTGGAGGGTTTAAATAGTTAAACCCCTGTATTATTGCTTGTTCTTTATGTGGCAAGTCCCTCAAATCACAGTGGTTTGGGCTGGTTTGCACCTCTGAGCAAAGGAGCTGTACtttgaggatgaggaggagcaGCTCAGCCAGGGGAAACCAGGTTTCATGGGGTTCTGTCTCTGTCCTGGTGCAGCAGCTGCATGGGACCAGGAGAATTTGGCAGGGTTTtggtgctgctcagcacagagcatcACTGAGATGCAAACGCCTGTCTGATGGGAAGCAGCACGTGAGAGTCAGAGGAacaacagagggaaaacatCACATAAGGTAAATACAGCACAAGAGCAAAGCCcggatggacagagccttgggtgacatggtctagtgtgaagtgtccctgcttatggcagggggttggaactagatgatcttaaggtcctttccaacccaaaccattctatgattctatggtgggagcagaggagctcTGTCCTACAAACTATAGAGGACGGAAGGACGAATACATGCTGAACTGAGAGCTGTGACCATGTTTTTGCTGCGGTTTAGGAGGTCTGCATAATACATGAATGATGCATTTTTCATCTCCTGGGTCTACCACCTATCTATAGAAAACAGGttatttacagtatttctggTAAGGAAATTACTTCAGGCCttggttgggtttcttttcaaGAAACAAATGAGCAAACAAACATCCTGTAGCTTCCATACCATCGGTCTTCTCCATGGTGTGGTCTATTCGGGCTGTCACTTAAGCATCTTCTGACGAGCTAGGGCAGATGAGTCTCTTCACCcttgagaaaatgaaacagatacTTTTAATTTAAGATAGAGATCAATCATCTGAACTTAATCTCCCCTTAAAGCCTTACACTTCTTCACAGGccactccccctcttctttcccACATGCTGCAGCCTCACTGTCTGCTAAGCGCTTTCAAGCTGCTTAAATCAATAGCTCCTTTTCCAGTGGCAACAACTTGTGCCTCACAGACACCTCCCAGGCAGTTGGTTCTTATAAAACATCCCCTGTGTTACAGATGGTTTTGACTGCAAACGAGAAGAGACAAGATATTTGGGATAATTTCTACCGAGCTTGAGATAGATGGCACAGGGACTCTTCACTAACTCCTATAAGCTGGATATATCCAACACAACGTCTCTGGAAACAGCAAGGGATATATGCTATACATAGAAATTACTGGTTTgacaccttttttattttctaaatccaTAACAACCAAAGATTCAAAATTTATGACGAAGCTTGTTCCAGTGAAAGCCATTACTTCAGAGCACATCCATCCTGTTATAGAGAACCTTCACCAAATTGCACTAAACCACAGCCAAATTGCTTTCAGATCAAGGAAGATTTTCAGGTGGAGATCTATGACAGCTTACACTGTGAACTTCACATCCTTCCTGGCCTGCACTGCCCTTCAGCTCTTCCCCATCATGTGGACCCAGGTGAGACCCTCctggagcagaagaggagaTTAAGGCTGGCAACAACCAAGATAGATCCTGGGTGAGGCTTCTTTCCTCCATGCCCTTTAGAAAGACATAGGGAAGAGCCAGGCAAAGGTGAGGAAGGTTGAGGTAGTTGGACATCACTGTAGGAGGCTTCCTGACTTGCATGTGAAGGACAATATTGCTCAGAGTAAAAAGGTCTATTTTAATTCCTGCTATGGAGGAAAAAGGGGTTTCTTGGCAAGTAAGTTTCTTGTTTAGGATTTTCCTTCAAGTATCTAATTTGTTTCCTGGCCACAAATGGTCCCACAGCAGCTTGGAAGCCCATCCCTGCTTCTCCAGTGCATCCCTGAGCTATGCAAGAGTCTCAGGGGTAGGAACAAGCAGCGCAAAGCCTGAGCCAAGCACTGGCTCTCATCTCATTGATCAAACCATCAGAGCCTGAACTCATTTTCTGCCTATAGTATTTCACCTGAGGGCTTTAGCAGTTGACCATGCTTCCAGAGCTCCCTATGAAGGGGCTCAGCCAACCTTTACCCCTCGCTTCTCCTGGCACCATATTTATCCAGCACTAATCTGGTTCacctttccattttctcttgtgCAGCATCTATCAGCAGAACCATCTCTCGAGACCTCTGGCTTGCTCACTATCTCAGGAGCAGCTCTGTCTTGCTGGGCTTCTCCATTTCGAGGCTTCTAAATTCTCCTTTTAccacataattattttttcattgtgaaaCTCATCTTTCTTCTTGTGGCAATGGTAAGATAACTGGATATGAAGTACAGATAAGATATAGAGTATAGCAGTGCTGCTGTCACTCTCTTCTGGAAGCACTTTCTTGGTTTAACTacaaagagcagcaggagaatGAAGACAAATCCTGCCGTATTGTTATCATAGGACAGACACTTTGAAAGATCAAAACCTTTTAAAGGAACAATTAGTTCTGTCAATCAGGTAGACACATTTATTGTCAATGTATAGCCCTGATGGAAAGTTGTGAAGATCCCAACCCAAGGAGAGCATCCAAACTCTCAAAAGCTCCTCCAGGGCTGGTACCTCCTTGATGCCCTATAGCCAGATGGCAATGCTGATGCCCATCCAACGCCATGTGAGCTTCTGAAACACCTTGACCAGCAGCCCCCTGATGTGCTCTCCAATTAACTGCACGTCTATAAAGAGCAATTTCTTCTGTCTCCTCCTGCCAATAAGCAGCACACGCCAAAACAAACACTAACCTCTTGCTcaaatgttgtttctttttcttaccttcCTGACTACAGTCGATTACAGATCCCAGCTACAGTCTGACCAGCTCCACTTCACTCTTCTAGGTCATTTATTTAGAAGGGGGCTTGGGAAAGCCAGTTAATAGGATGCTTTTTAATACCTAGATAACTACATCTATTTGGTTCATTTATGAGCTGGCTGGGTCCCGACTCTGCGGCCCAAATTGATACTCCGACTTTCCTCTTTTGACCAATCTACTTCAAAATCACCTCGTAAAAGGATGCTGAATGTACCCTACCAGATTGCTGATGTTCTCCCGTCCCCCCTGAGACAGTTCAGGTGCAGGGTGGATGAGTTAGAGCCAAAACACATGCTCCTTGGACCCCATGGCTGCTCTCCAATGCCTGTCCCTAATAAAAATGatataaaaaatatgaagtaatcTGCTAGAAGAAGCATTCCTGTGCACCCAATGTCCAGCCCACAGCTCAGGGCAGGGCAGTGCTTTTAGGTGGCTCACAATCCTAATACCTGCTATGCTGACCCTCTGTCAGGTTCTATATTTGCTGAGTTTTCCTctattaaataaaactgaagaatacTGGTTTTCCTTTCAAGCAGGCGACATCCCCACGTGCACAGCATCGCTGATTTCTACCTTTACTACACAGAAAGGCTGCGGGCAAGATTAATCCAGAGTTgaattctgttgcttttctcaAGGCAGGAGTAAGTAAAGACAGAAATGGAAATCAAGAAGCCAAATATGAGAAGGCAACAGCACAGAGTGAAGTGGTTTTATTCCCTGGGGCAGCCCATTTGCAGGGACAATGTACTGTCTTTTTAACTAGCTTTGTCTCAAACACTGGCTCTTTACAGGCACATTTAACCCCTATTTCTCTCTGTCCAACTTGCCAGGCAATGTAAGTGTCTGCCTGCTCCCCATGCACCCCAGCCAGCAGAAAGGAGAGTACCACTGCACCCCAGAAGATATAAAGAACAAATATCACAtcccagaagaaataaagaacaaagcaTTACACCCCAGAAGatataaagaacaaattaaCTCAACCACAAAGACAAATATATATGATTTTCATTCTCCCAGAGCATCTTGCTAGTAATTTTAAATAGGAAACCGTTAACCCTGTGGCTATAAATAAGAAGATAATTCGtccctgctgagcagcacattAGCACAGTCTCATTAGCTAtaacacacatttttctgagCTCTGCCTGTCATGttctcctgcactgcagcaatGGCTTTAGCACTTCTTGGTGATAGGAGAAACTATCGTTAGAAAGCATCTTGTCCTGTTACCTTCTTGTGCTCCCACCTACAAGCCCATCGGGGAGCAGAAGCGCTTGCCTCCCTCAAAAGCATCTTTTCCCGTGCCAAGAGCCAGCAGTGAAGGGCTCGGAGCAGCAAACATGCCTTTTCCAGTTGTTAAAAAGTTGGTCAGCTGAGCAGTGACCTTGCCCGGGAATCAAATACAAGTTTAAACACCGAGAAGCACAAAAAGAGGGATTAATTTTCCAATCAAGCAGCCCCATCGCTCTCGTATGACCTTTCCGAGGACAGTCTGAGCCCGCTGCATAAAATGAGTTACTTTTCAGAGCACCGGTATCTTTCTCCATAGAACACAAACCGCGGAGCGCTGCTTGGGCAGTCACCGGCTGCCTCCCTCCTCAGGAAGAGTTATTGAGAAGACAGTCATTTATTCCCACCACAGCTCTTATTATACCTgatgctgcaggctgcagccgGAGCTCGCCCTCCGCATGCTGCACCCTCCCAGGCTCATCCCATTAGTTATTCTGCGGAGCGCCTCTCCCAAGGAAACGTGAGTGGCTGCTGTGATTAAAAGGCGGCACCTTCAGTAGATGCTGCAGAAGGTCTCAGCGTCCTCAATTAATCCTCCCAAAGCCCCGTTCCCATGCCCGGAGCAGAAAACAGCCCCTCagccctttccccttctccccgcATCTCTGGCCCCTCATGTCACGCCCATCCATCCACCGTTCCCAGGAGATGCCGAACAGGATGGGGTGATGGCGGGAACGCCGTGCGTAACCATGGCGCAGGCAGAGGATGCCTGACCCACTGTGCCATGCCCTGGATGCTGTGAGATGGGATGAGGAGCCCCTGGGCTCCTGTGGGACTCTCCATATAGAATCCTCCAGCCCTTTGCAGTGGGATATCGATGCAAACTTCAAACTGCAGGCAGGGGAAGCTCATAGAGGCAGGGTATTCCTGGCATGCAGCTCAGCAATGGGCAGAGCACCCATCCCAAGCCTGTGCCCTGGTGTTCCTACAGGGCATCCTGGATTGCTGCAcccccaggctggcagcagggataAAACCCCTCAATCTCTGCACTGAACTTGCAACAACTTCATGCTTGCAAAAGCAGAGGGGTTAGACACTGTGCAGCTCCCCATATCCCCACTGTGAGCCTCTTCCACAGCTGCAAAAGAATATCCTGAGAAGCAGAGGCATCCCACTGGGACCTGGGGGCTCTCATCAGGGACTCTCAtcacagagcagcaccagcaccgtTCTCATTGCTTAACAAGCAGCAGAACCAAAATGCTCACGTTAGCAGGAAAAAAGCCCCACTTCTGTCACCCTATGTGCAGAATGGAGCTGCTGGCACCCCTCCAGGCTCACCGCGCTCCTGCAACTACTAAATGCAACTTTAACGGGTGAagtttgaaggaaaacagaaaagttttgcCTTTGCAGGAAGTGAAATAGCCTGGGcatgcagagaaacagcagcactcTGTCCTTGTTGGCACTCCCCAGGGCACGGAGGGGTTAACTTCTTGTCCGAGGAATGAAAAATGACCCCCCCATTCCAGCAGCCTTTCCCAAATGCCGCCTTTCCCACGCGGCTCCAGCGTCCCACACCACCACACAGGGCTGTGACTCGGTGCTGAtggctttctgctttcaaaagaaattacaagcTCGGGGTTCAAACCAAACTGAAGAGCACGTTGGCTTATTTTCTGTCGAATTCCTCTGGTTTAGTTACACTTGCGCATCTTTTCTGAGCCTCTTCTGCACTTATGTTCTCTAGACAAAGCAGCACAATGGgataaatatacatatttctATGTAGCACTGATTTTAAAGTAAGTCTGTaagagttgttttgttttcccactggAAAAACCTAGCAGGAAGCTTTTATTTGGAGCATTTCCTTAATGCAATTACATACATAAAACCTACGGTTTTTCCCAGCTTTAATCCCCATGGGCCTGAAGAAGGTCTTGAAGTCTGTGTGCCCTGAAATAAGCTTTTAATCGGGAGCTGTGGATGGATGGAGTCAAAACATGAAAGTTAATTAATCATGGGTTGGTGTTTGACGGATCTACGACTGCTTCTCATAGCTTTGCCCAACGGGGCCAGCGCAGGGTGGGAAATAGGGAAAAGTTTCACCTGGGCATGGCCTGAGACCGTCCCACAAGTGTGAGAACTGAGGTCATGGCCTAAAATCACTGCTGTTTTACATTATACTCCACAGCTGTCAGGAGGGATTTTGCTCCGCAGGCTGCTCCCATGGATGAGAGGAAACAGGCGGCCACAAAGTGTCTTAAAAGCCAACACAtcagtccctgcctgtccccacagTGGCCACCACTGCTGTCTGGGATGCACACAGGGCCACAATGGGcaaagcagctgcctgccttcctctcccaagcagaatcatagaatcccagactagtctgggttggaagggagcttaaagctcatccagctccaaccccctgccacgggcagggacaccttccactagagcaggttgctccaagcccctgtgtccaacctggccttgaacactgccagggatgaggcagccacagcttctctgggcaccctgtgccagcacctcagcaccctcacagggaagagcttctgcctcagagctcatctcaatctcccctctggcaggttaaagccattccccttgtcctttccctacaggcccttgtccaaagcccctctccaggt
This genomic window from Strigops habroptila isolate Jane chromosome 8, bStrHab1.2.pri, whole genome shotgun sequence contains:
- the KANK4 gene encoding KN motif and ankyrin repeat domain-containing protein 4 isoform X2, with the protein product MEKTDDRQPPKPDGEKEQPRSLPYSVETPYGFHLDLDFLKYVDDIEKGNTIKRVHIHRKAKQPKFSTLPRNFSLPENSSRGCTSAPSKSWTATSFPQRKASLGAEETLHPLLPSEGPLPAADEPSYRRKALLAETRRQAELGRQEGEHRPQLLRASSMPTALLSSQPGDPRVPSPLRPPPQQSGSESAFHTTPRSPGSDSTVLNVPLGMSLERDVSLGHPGGGSPGLVQVQPPWQHPAASPQLQVVMESGGEEGDAADASGRSALARGEPASPAAPELTEENTNPGEGELSVSEITLNVLKKAEEGSVLAGESKESHGPQPCDAGDADGVAALKQQIAALEEQLYKKKEELEQVRAVLEQQDHEIKEKEKSIQLLARSKAQLEEKLSRENTAEAKPPSRRSGEALQCSDAAVNTDLSQVTWAKQAHDKGINVNIPVSTKSIGCSIHRADNMNVQAMELGAWGDQGLADAHTSVSGEGHCGEANVEAGLHAPCFTPLKIDEHLGDDNQNHRNNYDTQSLAAHAVGAEGYRGTRMGSKAGENKAGFGEDKPRDGLEDEDSPDHEDLPAVDPIGQYVKKIQELLQEQWLCLEHGYPELASAIKQPASKLSSIQNQLVNSLNSLLSAYSTRGPADKENSNTHYQQLEMSPTTSLKSIMKKKGYGFHAGGNGTKKNLQFVGVNGGYETTSSEDTSCEDSPSECDVESETERRADDLEPTQEKAGDETKGASSRTSSQERCEDDDLQEPSAEAAPCTEHKADRCKPSEDFLADCQLLSKHLSEIGTTSDKHLLHILSSISQEWFRVSSRKSSSPEVVAAYLKALGAIEPQLLEMLVNLADRNGNTALHYSVSHSNFPIAKLLLDTGVCRLDLQNRAGYTAVMLTPLAAAETGEDMEVVMKLLKEGDVNLRAAQGGQTALMLGVSHERDDMVRALLSCQADVNLQDEEGTTALMVACQQGNTDIVRLLLAQPGCQVALTDKGGNSALSLAQRAAHGDIAALLRAHSEQSPSLSA
- the KANK4 gene encoding KN motif and ankyrin repeat domain-containing protein 4 isoform X1, giving the protein MEKTDADRQPPKPDGEKEQPRSLPYSVETPYGFHLDLDFLKYVDDIEKGNTIKRVHIHRKAKQPKFSTLPRNFSLPENSSRGCTSAPSKSWTATSFPQRKASLGAEETLHPLLPSEGPLPAADEPSYRRKALLAETRRQAELGRQEGEHRPQLLRASSMPTALLSSQPGDPRVPSPLRPPPQQSGSESAFHTTPRSPGSDSTVLNVPLGMSLERDVSLGHPGGGSPGLVQVQPPWQHPAASPQLQVVMESGGEEGDAADASGRSALARGEPASPAAPELTEENTNPGEGELSVSEITLNVLKKAEEGSVLAGESKESHGPQPCDAGDADGVAALKQQIAALEEQLYKKKEELEQVRAVLEQQDHEIKEKEKSIQLLARSKAQLEEKLSRENTAEAKPPSRRSGEALQCSDAAVNTDLSQVTWAKQAHDKGINVNIPVSTKSIGCSIHRADNMNVQAMELGAWGDQGLADAHTSVSGEGHCGEANVEAGLHAPCFTPLKIDEHLGDDNQNHRNNYDTQSLAAHAVGAEGYRGTRMGSKAGENKAGFGEDKPRDGLEDEDSPDHEDLPAVDPIGQYVKKIQELLQEQWLCLEHGYPELASAIKQPASKLSSIQNQLVNSLNSLLSAYSTRGPADKENSNTHYQQLEMSPTTSLKSIMKKKGYGFHAGGNGTKKNLQFVGVNGGYETTSSEDTSCEDSPSECDVESETERRADDLEPTQEKAGDETKGASSRTSSQERCEDDDLQEPSAEAAPCTEHKADRCKPSEDFLADCQLLSKHLSEIGTTSDKHLLHILSSISQEWFRVSSRKSSSPEVVAAYLKALGAIEPQLLEMLVNLADRNGNTALHYSVSHSNFPIAKLLLDTGVCRLDLQNRAGYTAVMLTPLAAAETGEDMEVVMKLLKEGDVNLRAAQGGQTALMLGVSHERDDMVRALLSCQADVNLQDEEGTTALMVACQQGNTDIVRLLLAQPGCQVALTDKGGNSALSLAQRAAHGDIAALLRAHSEQSPSLSA